In Bosea sp. PAMC 26642, the DNA window ATGCCGTCGCCATGCCAGATTGGCTGTCGAAATCGGCAGCCCGGGCGTGGTAGAGCCACCGGCATCAATCCTGTGCTCTGCCGGAGGCCGCCATGCTGAAGCTCAACGACCCGTCGCTCCTGAAGTCGCAGTGCCACATCGATGGCGCCTGGATCGGCGATGGCGTCGATGCGGTGGATAATCCCGCGACCGGCGAGGTTCTGGCCAGGGTGCCGCGCTTCGGCGCCGAGGAGACCACGGCTGCCGTCGAAGCCGCCTCGCGCGCCTTCAAGCCCTGGGCGAAGAAGAGCGCCAAGGAGCGCTCGCTGATCCTGCGCAAATGGTTCGACCTGATCATGGCGAACCAGGAGGACCTCGCCCAGATCATGACCGCCGAGCAGGGCAAGCCCCTGACGGAATCGCGCGGCGAGGTCGCCTATGCCGCCTCCTTCGTCGAGTTCTACGCCGAGGAAGCCAAGCGCATCTATGGCGAGACCATTCCCTCGCCCTTCCCGAATTCGCGCATCATCATCCAGAAGCAGCCCGTCGGCGTCTGCGCCGCGATCACGCCCTGGAACTTCCCGGCCGCGATGATCACCCGCAAATGCGCGCCCGGCCTCGCCGCCGGCTGCACCTTCGTGGTTAAGCCCGCGCCTGATACCCCGCTGACGGCCTTCGCCCTGATCGAACTCGCGATCCGGGCCGGCTTCCCCGACGGCGTGCTCAACATCGTCACCGGCGATGCGGTCGCGATCGGCAAGGTCATGACCAGCCATCCCGCCGTGCGCTTCATCGGCTTCACCGGCTCCACCCCGGTCGGCAAGCTCCTGATGCAGCAGGCGGCCTCGACCGTGAAGAAGGTCGGGCTCGAACTCGGCGGCAACGCACCCTTCATCGTCTTCGACGACGCCGATGTCGACGCCGCCGTTCAGGGCGCCATCGCCGCCAAGTTCCGCAACATGGGCCAGACCTGCGTCTGCACCAACCGGCTCTTCGTGCAGGACGGCGTCCATGACGAGTTCGTCGCGAAGTTCGCCGGCGAGGTCGCGAAGATGAAGGTCGGCAACGGCACGGAGGTCGGCGTCGTCCAGGGCCCGCTGATCAATGAGCGCGCGGTCGAGAAGGTCGAGCGCCACGTCGCCGATGCGGTCAGCCATGGCGCGAAGGTCGTTGTGGGCGGGCATCGTCACGCGCTCGGCCGCACCTTCTACGAGCCGACCGTGCTGTCGGGCGTCACCACGAAGATGCTGGTGACCAACGAGGAGACGTTCGGCCCGGTCGCGCCCGTCTATCGCTTCAAGACCGAGGAGGAAGTCGTGGCCATGGCCAACGACACGCCTTTCGGGCTCGCCGCTTATTTCTATTCGAAG includes these proteins:
- a CDS encoding NAD-dependent succinate-semialdehyde dehydrogenase produces the protein MLKLNDPSLLKSQCHIDGAWIGDGVDAVDNPATGEVLARVPRFGAEETTAAVEAASRAFKPWAKKSAKERSLILRKWFDLIMANQEDLAQIMTAEQGKPLTESRGEVAYAASFVEFYAEEAKRIYGETIPSPFPNSRIIIQKQPVGVCAAITPWNFPAAMITRKCAPGLAAGCTFVVKPAPDTPLTAFALIELAIRAGFPDGVLNIVTGDAVAIGKVMTSHPAVRFIGFTGSTPVGKLLMQQAASTVKKVGLELGGNAPFIVFDDADVDAAVQGAIAAKFRNMGQTCVCTNRLFVQDGVHDEFVAKFAGEVAKMKVGNGTEVGVVQGPLINERAVEKVERHVADAVSHGAKVVVGGHRHALGRTFYEPTVLSGVTTKMLVTNEETFGPVAPVYRFKTEEEVVAMANDTPFGLAAYFYSKDLGRAFRVAEELEYGMVGINSAMLGTEVAPFGGVKESGLGREGSLHGMDEFVEIKYMLMGGLGA